From a region of the Orcinus orca chromosome 18, mOrcOrc1.1, whole genome shotgun sequence genome:
- the AMER2 gene encoding APC membrane recruitment protein 2, whose amino-acid sequence MDLHCDRAAEPPAAEPPSGKINRAAFKLFKKRKPGGAMPSIFGVKNKGDGKGAGPAGLVRSRTHDGLAEALALEGGRREEPRAGGGDGARPGPAAPRAAPGGAGPAAGGSVAKSHSFFSLLRKNGRPESGGAEQADAGKAGGRQKRGLRGLLGGVRWRRKDRRPKDAAPAGRAGAQGSLARPGSLTASLECVKEEAPAAAREPEPAGEPAAGEPEPACAPGEGAAGPGRAERPRAPPEPEPEPRAGEGRPAEDAAGPGAAPAETAPRPDSEGGRAPAAPDPSSADPPSDPSADRICLMFSDVTSLKSFDSLTGCGDIIADPEDEAGPSCARHAPAPGQPGPAQKPPGVVAYQGGGEEMASPAEADDSYLQEFWDMLSQTEDQGPGPQQGAAPAAAAAAPEAQVAPETPKDARRAEGAKDASSVKRRRLHRLPTELQPKEEPKHPDEEPQEGVPNSDEGYWDSPTPGPREDGSGGGVRKAGLPRDSDSGDALYDLYAEPDGSPAALPAAAEDTSCSSRLKPVSPVTVTCALRTPGSLLKDSKIPISIKHLANLPPSHAVVHQQPTRSELPRTKIPVSKVLVRRVSSRGLAGTTLRAAACHDSAKKL is encoded by the coding sequence ATGGACTTGCATTGTGATCGCGCCGCCGAGCCGCCGGCCGCCGAGCCGCCGTCGGGCAAGATTAACAGAGCCGCCTTCAAACTGTTCAAGAAGAGGAAGCCGGGCGGCGCGATGCCTAGCATCTTCGGGGTCAAAAACAAAGGGGACGGGAAGGGCGCGGGGCCCGCGGGGCTGGTGCGCAGCCGGACGCACGACGGGCTGGCCGAGGCTCTGGCGCTGGAGGGCGGCCGCCGCGAGGAGCCGCGCGCGGGCGGCGGGGACGGGGCGCGGCCGGGCCCTGCGGCCCCCCGGGCGGCCCCGGGCGGCGCGGGCCCGGCGGCCGGCGGCTCGGTGGCCAAGTCGCACAGCTTCTTCTCGCTCCTGCGGAAGAACGGGCGGCCCGAGAGCGGCGGGGCGGAGCAGGCCGACGCGGGCAAGGCCGGCGGCAGACAAAAGCGGGGGCTGCGGGGGCTTCTGGGCGGCGTGCGCTGGCGCAGGAAGGACCGGCGGCCCAAGGATGCGGCGCCGGCCGGGCGCGCGGGGGCCCAGGGCAGCCTGGCGCGGCCGGGCTCGCTCACCGCCAGCCTGGAGTGCGTCAAGGAGGAGGCGCCCGCGGCCGCGCGCGAGCCGGAGCCAGCAGGTGAGCCCGCGGCGGGGGAGCCGGAGCCGGCCTGCGCCCCGGGAGAGGGCGCCGCGGGACCCGGGCGCGCCGAGCGGCCCCGCGCGCCCCCCGAGCCCGAGCCCGAGCCGCGCGCCGGGGAGGGCCGGCCGGCCGAGGACGCCGCGGGGCCCGGGGCCGCGCCGGCCGAGACTGCGCCCCGGCCCGACTCCGAAGGCGGACGCGCGCCCGCCGCCCCCGACCCTTCTTCGGCCGATCCACCCTCCGACCCATCGGCCGATCGTATTTGTCTGATGTTCTCTGACGTGACTTCACTGAAAAGCTTTGACTCTCTTACAGGCTGCGGAGATATTATCGCAGACCCCGAGGACGAGGCAGGGCCCAGCTGTGCCAGGCATGCCCCCGCGCCGGGCCAGCCGGGCCCCGCCCAAAAGCCCCCCGGCGTGGTGGCCTACCAGGGAGGCGGGGAGGAGATGGCGAGCCCGGCCGAGGCGGACGACTCGTACCTGCAGGAGTTCTGGGACATGCTCTCCCAGACCGAGGACCAGGGCCCGGGGCCCCAGCAGGGGGCggccccggcggcggcggcggcggcgcccgaAGCGCAGGTGGCCCCCGAGACCCCCAAGGACGCCAGACGGGCCGAGGGGGCCAAGGACGCGTCCTCGGTCAAGCGCCGGAGGCTGCACCGGCTCCCCACGGAGCTCCAGCCGAAGGAGGAGCCCAAGCACCCGGACGAGGAGCCGCAGGAAGGCGTCCCCAACAGCGACGAGGGCTACTGggactcccccacccccgggccgCGGGAGGACGGCTCGGGCGGCGGCGTGAGGAAGGCGGGCCTCCCCCGGGACAGCGACAGCGGTGACGCGCTCTACGACCTCTACGCCGAGCCCGATGGAAGCCCCGCGGCCCTGCCCGCCGCCGCCGAGGACACGTCCTGCTCGTCCCGGTTAAAGCCCGTGTCTCCGGTCACCGTCACCTGTGCCCTGCGAACGCCGGGGAGCTTGCTGAAGGACTCCAAGATCCCGATCAGCATCAAGCACCTCGCGAACCTTCCACCCAGCCACGCGGTGGTGCACCAGCAACCAACCAGGAGCGAGCTACCCAGAACCAAAATCCCGGTGTCCAAGGTGCTGGTCCGCCGGGTCAGCAGCCGGGGCTTGGCCGGGACCACCCTCCGGGCCGCGGCGTGCCACGACAGTGCCAAAAAGTTGTGA